Proteins from one Camelus bactrianus isolate YW-2024 breed Bactrian camel chromosome 24, ASM4877302v1, whole genome shotgun sequence genomic window:
- the DSG2 gene encoding desmoglein-2 — protein sequence MARGAGGALLLLLICFNFGNGLHLEVSHSRSENEQLPKHTHLVRQKRAWITAPVALREGEDLSRKNPIAKIHSDLAEEKGLKITYKYTGKGITEPPFGVFVYNKDTGELNVTSILDREETPFFLLIGYALDEKGSNLEKPIELRVKVLDINDNEPVFTQDVFVGSVEELSAANTLVMKINATDADEPNTLNSKISYRIVSQEPAYPPVFYLNKDTGEIYTTSITLDREEHSSYTLIVEARDGNGQITDKPVKQAQVQIRILDVNDNIPVVENKVYEGTVEENQANVEVIRIKVSDADEVGSDNWLANFTFASGNEGGYFRIETDTQTNEGIVTLIKEVDYEEMKSLNFSIIVTNKAAFHKSVKNKYKPTAIPIRVKVTNVKEGVYFKSNTIRFHTSESKEISSQNQIMGKFQAFDEDTGQLARVKYAKFEDIDNWISVDSATSEIRLVKIPDYESRYVQNGSYTVKIVAITEEYPRKTITGTIAIMVEDINDNCPTLIDPVRSVCDDTQYVNVTAEDLDGPQNSWPFSFSVIDKPAGMAEKWRIVRQESTSALLQQNEQKLGRNEIHLRIADSQGFSCPEKQILTLTVCKCVEGSGCAEMWSDSYVGLGPAATALIIFALLLLLLVPLLLLMCHCGKGAKGFTPIPGTIEMLHPWNNEGAPPEDKVVPPLLTADLRDAAAAGAGAGCVTAREATVKGSSSASFTKGQQEMSEVDGRWEEHRSLLSRGATQVTGATGALLSTGSIRTTRAMGASREMAGAQAAALAVNEEFLRSYFTEKAASYTGEDDIQTAKDCLLVYSQEETESLQGSIGCCSFIEGELDDRFLDDLGLKFKTLAEVCLGQKIEMEPEIELRPKPRRETNAKAASSAFYEQTRVHSEKALSSSGSFQVPTPLHEANTEKVTQEVVTEKSVSSRQGPKVAATPPEALAAGSRIVTETSYATGSTVPPSTVVLGPGQSQGLIVTERVYTPASALVEQQYAREGNVLVTETVLQPHGGVSGPLEGTQHLPDAHYVMVRERECVLAPSPSVQPALAVPSAAVGQNVTVTERVLTPASALQSSYHIPAETSVTATKTLVSGAGVPGPLPDLGLEESAHSNRTITTSSTHISRQSTVQHSYS from the exons ATCTGCTTTAACTTTGGAAATGGACTCCATTTAGAG GTTTCACATTCAAGAAGTGAGAATGAGCAGCTTCCTAAACATACTCACCTAGTGAGGCAAAAGCGTGCCTGGATCACGGCCCCCGTGGCTCTTCGAGAGGGAGAGGATCTGTCCAGAAAGAATCCAATCGCCAAG ATCCACTCTGATCTTGCAGAAGAAAAAGGACTAAAAATCACATACAAGTACACTGGAAAAGGGATCACAGAGCCGCCTTTTGGTGTGTTTGTCTATAACAAAGACACCGGAGAGTTGAACGTTACCAGCATCCTTGACCGAGAAGAAACACCATTTTTTCTG CTAATTGGTTACGCTCTGGACGAGAAAGGAAGCAACCTAGAGAAGCCCATAGAACTCCGCGTTAAGGTCCTTGACATCAACGACAACGAGCCCGTGTTCACGCAGGATGTCTTTGTTGGGTCCGTGGAAGAGTTGAGTGCGGCAA ATACACTTGTGATGAAAATCAACGCGACAGATGCAGATGAGCCCAATACTCTGAATTCTAAAATTTCATATAGAATCGTGTCTCAGGAGCCCGCTTACCCTCCGGTGTTCTACCTAAACAAAGATACAGGAGAGATTTATACAACCAGTATCACCTTGGACAGAGAG GAGCACAGCAGCTACACGTTGATAGTAGAAGCAAGAGATGGCAATGGACAGATAACAGATAAACCCGTGAAACAAGCCCAAGTTCAGATTCGTATTCTGGACGTCAATGACAACATACCTGTGGTCGAAAATAAAGTG TATGAAGGGACAGTTGAAGAAAACCAAGCCAATGTAGAAGTTATACGCATAAAAGTGTCTGACGCGGATGAAGTAGGCTCTGACAACTGGTTAGCAAATTTTACTTTTGCATCAGGAAATGAAGGCGGTTATTTCCGCATAGAAACTGATACCCAAACTAACGAAGGAATCGTGACCCTTATTAAG GAAGTAGATTATGAAGAAATGAAGAGTCTTAACTTCAGCATTATTGTCACTAATAAAGCAGCTTTTCACAAATCAGTGAAGAATAAATACAAGCCTACAGCCATTCCCATCAGAGTAAAAGTGACAAATGTGAAAGAAGGcgtttattttaaaagcaacacAATCAGATTTCACACTAGTGAGAGCAAGGAAATATCAAGCCAGAACCAAATAATGGGGAAATTTCAAGCGTTTGATGAAGACACTGGACAACTGGCCCGTGTGAA ATATGCCAAATTCGAAGATATAGACAATTGGATCTCCGTGGATTCTGCCACATCTGAAATTAGACTTGTAAAAATTCCTGATTATGAATCCAGATATGTCCAAAATGGTAGCTACACTGTAAAGATTGTGGCTATAACAGAAG aATATCCTAGAAAAACCATCACTGGCACCATTGCTATCATGGTTGAAGACATCAATGACAACTGCCCTACGCTGATCGACCCAGTGCGGAGCGTCTGTGATGACACACAGTATGTGAACGTGACCGCAGAGGACCTGGACGGACCCCAGAACAGCTGGCCTTTCAGTTTCTCCGTCATTGACAAGCCGGCCGGCATGGCAGAGAAGTGGAGAATAGTGCGCCAGGAAA GTACCAGTGCGCTGCTGCAACAAAACGAACAAAAGCTTGGGAGGAATGAAATCCACTTGCGGATTGCAGATAGTCAGGGCTTCAGCTGCCCTGAGAAGCAGATCCTCACGCTCACAGTGTGTAAGTGCGTGGAAGGCAGTGGTTGTGCAGAAATGTGGTCTGACTCCTACGTTGGCCTGGGACCTGCGGCTACTGCACTCATAATTTTTGCCCTTCTGCTCTTGTTAC TGGTACCCCTTCTGCTGCTGATGTGCCATTGTGGGAAGGGCGCCAAAGGCTTCACCCCCATCCCTGGTACCATAGAGATGCTGCATCCGTGGAACAACGAAGGGGCACCCCCTGAAGACAAG GTGGTGCCTCCGCTTCTGACAGCAGATCTCAGAGACGCGGCCGCAGCTGGCGCTGGAGCAGGATGTGTGACAGCCAGGGAAGCCACCGTGAAAGGAAGTAGCTCGGCCTCCTTTACCAAAGGGCAGCAGGAGATGTCCGAGGTGGACGGCCGGTGGGAGGAGCACAGAAGCCTTCTCTCCCGTGGGGCTACCCAGGTTACAGGGGCAACAGGCGCGCTGCTGAGCACTGGCTCCATACGGACCACGAGAGCCATGGGGGCTTCCAGAGAGATGGCCGGAGCCCAAGCAGCTGCCTTAGCAGTGAACGAGGAATTCTTAAGAAGTTATTTCACTGAG AAAGCTGCCTCTTACACGGGGGAAGATGACATTCAGACGGCCAAAGACTGCCTTCTGGTTTATTCTCAGGAAGAAACTGAATCTCTCCAGGGTTCCATTGGCTGTTGCAGTTTTATTGAAGGAGAGCTAGATGACCGCTTCTTAGATGATCTAGGACTTAAATTCAAGACACTTGCTGAAGTTTGCTTGGGTCAGAAAATAGAGATGGAACCGGAAATTGAGCTGAGGCCAAAACCCAGGAGAGAAACAAACGCGAAGGCAGCTTCAAGTGCATTCTATGAGCAAACTAGGGTCCACTCAGAGAAGGCACTTTCCTCCAGTGGCAGCTTTCAGGTTCCCACACCTCTGCATGAGGCAAACACAGAGAAAGTAACTCAGGAAGTGGTCACTGAAAAGTCTGTGTCTTCTAGGCAGGGTCCAAAGGTAGCAGCTACACCACCTGAGGCACTGGCGGCTGGTAGCAGGATAGTGACAGAAACGTCCTATGCCACGGGCTCCACGGTGCCACCAAGCACGGTGGTCCTGGGCCCCGGGCAGTCCCAGGGCCTGATTGTGACGGAGCGGGTCTACACCCCGGCTTCTGCCCTGGTAGAGCAGCAGTACGCTAGGGAAGGTAACGTCCTGGTTACCGAGACAGTCCTCCAGCCTCACGGGGGGGTGTCCGGGCCTCTGGAAGGCACTCAGCATCTGCCAGATGCCCACTATGTCAtggtgagggagagagagtgcGTCCTCGCCCCTAGCCCGAGCGTGCAGCCCGCTCTGGCCGTGCCCAGTGCAGCCGTAGGACAGAACGTGACAGTGACCGAGAGAGTGCTGACGCCTGCTTCCGCGCTGCAGTCTAGTTACCATATTCCTGCTGAAACCTCTGTAACGGCCACAAAGACTCTGGTTTCTGGAGCTGGAGTCCCAGGCCCTCTCCCAGACTTGGGCTTAGAGGAGTCTGCTCATTCTAACCGTACCATCACCACATCTTCCACCCACATCTCCAGGCAGAGCACGGTCCAGCACTCTTACTCCTAG